Genomic window (Herpetosiphonaceae bacterium):
CAAGCTTGGCCGGATCTGTGGCAAGCTCACCGCCGAGCAGCGAGCTGCCGTCGTTCTGATCATCCCATTTCCACGGCGCGTTGGCCGCGTTGTCGCTGCCGTTATCGCCACGGAAGACGCCCCAGCTGGCAAAGGTAAGCCCATCGTAGCGATGCGCCCACAGACCATCTGCGGCAAAGATGTCTACGAGCCGGTAGCTGACGCTGGAGTCGTTGCCCGACGACGGGACTTCGCCAGTCGTGCGATTCGGATAGTAGATCACGCCGTCGCCGCCGGGAAAGCTGCTGCCGTTCCAGGCTTTCGCGCCGTGGCCTTTGGCCTCCTGAAAGGTGGTGGGATGGGCGGCGCTATCGAAGGTGCGCATGATCACCGGCCCGTCGATCGATTCTTGCCCGCTGCGAAGCTGGCTACCGCTGGGCGTGAAGGAGTAGAAATCGCGGTGGAATACTGTGACCATGCCCTCGAACAGCCCGTAGGTGCTGCCATCTTTGCGGACGATCGCGAGCACGCCCTCCATGTCGTTCTCATGGGTGTTATCAAACGGATTGTCGCTCCAATCGCGGGGATGGTAAAACCCGTAGACGATATACCAGTGGGTGTCGGTTTCCGTAACAGAGTAGTACACGGTGCCGATGAGCCTGCCGAGCTGATCGTCCTGGCTCTCCCAATTGTTTTGAGCATTCCAATCGCCATCGTAGTTGACGGCGGTCAGATAGTCGGCGTCATAGTCGCTTGAATCGGTATCCTGGTAGTGGATCGGTGCCCAACGATAGGCCAGTTCCAGGTCGGTGGGCGCCGCGACGAGGGTGCCGGGCTGGAAGCCCAGCAGCAGGCAGATGAGCAGCAGCAACAGAAGACGACGCATGGGATGAACCTCCCTCAGTGAGATGGTTGTCTGCATCGGGGGGTGGATTCGAGTTTAATCGAAGTGCTGCGCCGCGCATCTAGTCCTTTTGGTGGTAGGCCGCCCAGGTAGGCTGGATGGTCTGGTATAGGATCTTTGGCCTACCACGCCTGCTTCGGCTACCGATCTGTCCGCTGCTGCGCCTGCTCCAGCCAGCCGCGCAAGGCGGCTGCAAGCGTCTCGACATGCGGCGGCAGGACCATGCTGTAGTGATCGCCTGGCACCTCGGCGACGGCTAAGCCTTCCGGGATTAGCTCCTGCCAGCCCAGCGTCGGATCGCTCTGGGCTACGCCCTTGCTATAGCGCGTATGCAGCAGCAATGCCTGGCCTGCGTACGGCCCTGGCAGATAGTGCTGGATCGCCCGGATGTTGGCCTGGAAGACCTCGAACCGCTGCCGGAGCCGATCCATCCCCAGCTCCTGCGGCACCAGAGCTGCCGAGCGCGCGTGCTCCAGCAGCGTTTGCACCCGCTCGTCGGGAGGCAGCTTGTCGGCTGCCTCCAGCACAGCCGTCGGCATGCTCGGCGCGCGAGCCGCAAGGCCGCTCAGATCGTTGATGAACGCCATGATCAGCGTCGCATCGCTCTGCTCCGGCAGGCTATACTGCTGAAAGTAGGCAGGCGCGACGCTATCCAGTAATACCAGCAGGCCCACCTCATGCCCCTGCTGCCGGAGCTGACGAGCCATCTCAAAGGCGACGATCCCGCCCACCGACCAGCCGCCGATGAAATACGGGCCTTCAGCCTGGATCGAGCGCAGCAGCGCGATGTACGAGGCCGCCATCACTTCGAGGCGAGTCAGCGGCGGGCACTCGCCTTCCAGCCCGGCGGCCTGAATCGCGTAGAAGGGCTGGTCGGGTCCGAGCGCCTGGGCCAGCGCGGCGTAGCTGAAGATGTCGCCGCTGACCGGGTGGACGCAGAAGAACGGGTCGCGCTCGCCGTGCGGCTGAAGCCCGATCACCAGATTCGTGTCTTGCGTATCGCGCGACCCCCGGAGCATCTGCGCGACCTGCTCGACGGTAGCGCCCTGGAACAGCGCCGCCAGCGGCAGGCGATGCTGAAACTCCTGCTCGATCCTTGAGACGAGTCGCATCGCCGATAGGGAGTGCCCACCCAGCGCAAAGAAGCTATCGGTCATGCCGATCGGTCGGATGTTGAGCACCTC
Coding sequences:
- a CDS encoding thioesterase domain-containing protein, which codes for LRGFRIELGEIAAALRQHAAVRDAVVLLREDAPGQARLVAYVVAAPGNTGTQEHNAAQRAPAPTGGSAEAGGAGRHADLRAYLQARLPNHLIPAAFVVLDALPLTPNGKLDRHALPAPGATRGADAPSLVAPRNPTELRLAHLWEEVLNIRPIGMTDSFFALGGHSLSAMRLVSRIEQEFQHRLPLAALFQGATVEQVAQMLRGSRDTQDTNLVIGLQPHGERDPFFCVHPVSGDIFSYAALAQALGPDQPFYAIQAAGLEGECPPLTRLEVMAASYIALLRSIQAEGPYFIGGWSVGGIVAFEMARQLRQQGHEVGLLVLLDSVAPAYFQQYSLPEQSDATLIMAFINDLSGLAARAPSMPTAVLEAADKLPPDERVQTLLEHARSAALVPQELGMDRLRQRFEVFQANIRAIQHYLPGPYAGQALLLHTRYSKGVAQSDPTLGWQELIPEGLAVAEVPGDHYSMVLPPHVETLAAALRGWLEQAQQRTDR